The Sulfurimonas lithotrophica genome includes a region encoding these proteins:
- a CDS encoding Txe/YoeB family addiction module toxin codes for MVEYKILYSKYVQKDAKKLSAAKLDKKAKELIEILEKDPLQNPPPYEKLVGNLNGTYSRRINIQHRLVYEIKEDAKIVRILRMWSHYGE; via the coding sequence ATGGTAGAGTATAAAATACTTTACAGTAAATATGTTCAAAAAGATGCAAAAAAGCTCTCCGCTGCCAAGCTAGATAAAAAAGCTAAAGAGTTAATAGAAATCTTAGAAAAAGACCCTCTTCAAAACCCTCCACCATATGAAAAACTGGTAGGTAATTTAAATGGAACATACTCAAGAAGGATAAATATACAACATAGACTTGTTTATGAGATAAAAGAAGATGCCAAGATTGTTAGAATATTAAGAATGTGGTCACACTATGGGGAATAA
- a CDS encoding EI24 domain-containing protein, translated as MNEQNLIIKSVKDFLTPKMLKYSLLPIIVTIVLMYILFFVLAGLGAESMSQMHIEAQQTTMQNGIEHTDNFEAYLEGTAIMQFFMSYAATAWIATFLIYAIGGFLTLYASIFIAIIVIGFLTPYVLKELQTRHYQDVEMIGYSNIATALLSTLKWAGVMLLLFILLIPFYFIPVINLIAFNLPLYYFFHKMLNYDISTSINTKKEALEIAFKNKNLLRIKTLLLYLLSLIPFVIFFTTVFFVIYLGHTYFLKTRELRGTDALPDSN; from the coding sequence GTGAATGAACAAAACCTGATTATTAAAAGTGTAAAAGATTTTTTAACGCCTAAGATGCTAAAGTATTCACTTCTGCCGATAATAGTTACCATTGTTTTAATGTATATCTTATTCTTTGTTTTGGCAGGTTTGGGTGCGGAGAGTATGAGTCAGATGCATATAGAAGCTCAGCAGACCACTATGCAAAACGGCATCGAGCATACAGATAATTTTGAAGCATATCTTGAAGGTACTGCAATTATGCAGTTTTTTATGAGTTATGCGGCAACTGCGTGGATAGCGACATTTCTCATCTATGCAATAGGCGGATTTTTAACACTGTATGCATCTATATTTATAGCCATAATAGTTATCGGTTTTTTAACGCCGTATGTATTAAAAGAACTTCAAACAAGACACTACCAAGATGTAGAGATGATAGGCTATTCAAATATTGCAACCGCCCTACTTTCTACTCTTAAGTGGGCTGGAGTTATGCTTTTGCTTTTTATACTGCTTATTCCGTTTTATTTTATACCCGTTATAAACTTGATAGCTTTTAATCTTCCGCTTTATTACTTTTTTCACAAGATGTTAAACTATGACATAAGCACAAGCATAAATACAAAAAAAGAAGCCTTGGAGATAGCCTTTAAAAATAAGAATCTGCTTCGCATAAAAACTCTTCTACTATACCTTTTAAGCTTGATACCCTTTGTAATATTTTTCACAACCGTATTTTTTGTAATATACTTAGGTCATACTTACTTTTTAAAAACCAGAGAACTAAGGGGTACAGATGCGTTACCTGATTCTAATTAG
- a CDS encoding type II toxin-antitoxin system Phd/YefM family antitoxin has translation MTRVMSVSQVRSDIYNVMDETAQTHEPVLITGKRNNVVMISQEDWNAIEETLHLSSIPNFVSSVQESMQEDDSEFSESIEW, from the coding sequence ATGACTAGAGTTATGTCGGTAAGCCAAGTAAGATCAGACATATATAATGTTATGGATGAAACAGCACAAACACATGAGCCTGTACTTATAACAGGAAAAAGAAATAATGTCGTAATGATATCCCAAGAGGACTGGAATGCTATAGAGGAAACATTACACTTAAGTTCAATTCCTAACTTTGTATCTTCTGTTCAAGAATCTATGCAAGAAGATGATAGTGAATTTAGTGAAAGCATTGAATGGTAG
- a CDS encoding DUF3137 domain-containing protein has protein sequence MKSKSFLTDFYYKSLYPILEDLEKDRKQLRYRIIVIGIIYTLIFALILIPLYSSIQDEDVLIFGAFGYIALGGIIYKFLIKDYTSEFKEKIISPLIDALDENLSYHKDLHISEHLFSRSKLFSNPDRHSGNDLVKGEIKNTKIRFSDFHAEKRHRNSKGRDSWSTIFKGLFVVAEFNKNFIGQTVVLPDTAQNTFGDLIGHWLQSKNIGRDELVKMDDTEFEKKFVVYSDDQIEARYILSHSIMKKLSTFEKKFGHPLYISFVRNHIHLAIYYDKDMFEPSIFRSLFEYKTAMEYVDTLHLVTGIIEELKLNQRIWSKSE, from the coding sequence ATGAAATCAAAAAGCTTTTTAACCGATTTTTACTACAAGTCTTTATATCCTATCTTAGAGGATTTAGAAAAAGACAGAAAACAACTAAGATACAGAATAATCGTAATAGGCATTATATATACGCTTATTTTTGCTTTAATTCTAATCCCTTTATACAGCTCGATACAAGATGAAGACGTACTGATATTTGGAGCATTCGGATATATTGCACTCGGAGGTATTATCTATAAATTTTTGATAAAAGATTATACAAGCGAGTTTAAAGAAAAAATAATTTCACCACTTATAGATGCACTTGATGAAAATCTGAGTTATCATAAAGACTTGCATATATCAGAACATCTTTTTAGCCGCTCAAAATTATTTTCAAATCCCGACAGACACAGCGGCAATGACTTGGTAAAGGGCGAAATAAAAAACACCAAAATCAGGTTTTCAGACTTTCATGCCGAAAAAAGACATAGAAATTCAAAAGGAAGAGACAGTTGGAGTACGATTTTTAAAGGACTTTTCGTAGTTGCGGAATTTAACAAAAACTTTATAGGTCAAACCGTAGTCCTTCCCGACACCGCACAAAACACATTTGGAGATTTGATAGGTCACTGGCTGCAATCTAAAAATATCGGCAGAGATGAACTTGTTAAAATGGATGATACGGAGTTTGAAAAAAAATTTGTGGTGTATTCGGACGATCAGATAGAAGCAAGGTATATACTCTCACACTCTATTATGAAAAAACTGAGTACATTTGAGAAAAAATTCGGGCATCCACTCTATATTTCTTTTGTCAGAAACCATATACATCTGGCGATTTACTACGATAAAGATATGTTTGAGCCCTCAATATTCCGCTCTCTTTTTGAGTATAAAACAGCCATGGAGTATGTAGATACACTGCATCTGGTGACCGGTATAATAGAAGAATTAAAACTAAACCAACGAATATGGAGCAAAAGTGAATGA
- a CDS encoding GGDEF domain-containing protein, whose amino-acid sequence MLKLTPLKTNEKVQREQVRLLYSQGYIIQILGLISSLVVLFIYWDVVEHTKLIAWFITIVIVYIIRLRDVKKFRKLSVNEFDIKKWKNTYIISTFISGVIWSLLALFFESSWQATHQVALFIIYVGIIAGAFNSNATVFVSYLAFYIPLTAMLMYMILNQENELSYQLAFLISLYAILMYVTAIKYHNFLVNSLELRFTNENLVKDLKSANTKLTYLADTDELSQIDNRRSMNKYLLKEWQWHFENKKPISLLVIDIDFFKLYNDTYGHSMGDKCILEVANILQKNIRSDIDMASRYGGEEFVVILHNTDELKALNIAQRILLDVLSKQIPHSSSGISEYLTVSIGLGSMIPSMPNSQIKLFDLADTRLYKAKQNGRNQIMYN is encoded by the coding sequence ATGCTCAAACTCACACCTCTTAAAACAAACGAAAAAGTCCAAAGGGAGCAAGTAAGACTTCTTTATTCCCAAGGTTATATTATTCAGATTTTAGGGCTTATATCTTCATTAGTAGTTTTGTTTATCTACTGGGATGTAGTTGAACATACTAAGCTAATAGCATGGTTTATTACTATTGTAATAGTTTATATAATAAGGCTTCGGGATGTAAAAAAATTTCGTAAGCTTTCAGTAAACGAGTTTGATATAAAAAAATGGAAGAACACTTATATTATCTCAACATTTATATCCGGAGTTATTTGGAGTCTGCTTGCTTTATTTTTTGAGAGTTCCTGGCAGGCTACCCACCAAGTTGCTTTATTTATTATATACGTCGGTATCATTGCCGGAGCTTTTAATTCCAATGCAACCGTATTTGTATCATACCTTGCTTTTTACATTCCCCTTACTGCGATGCTTATGTATATGATACTAAATCAAGAAAACGAACTCTCATATCAACTGGCTTTTTTAATAAGCTTATACGCCATACTGATGTATGTAACTGCTATAAAGTACCATAATTTTTTAGTAAATTCGCTTGAACTTCGATTTACGAATGAAAATCTGGTGAAAGATTTAAAATCTGCAAATACAAAACTTACATATTTAGCCGATACGGATGAACTCTCACAAATAGACAACAGACGTTCTATGAACAAGTACCTCTTAAAAGAATGGCAATGGCATTTTGAAAATAAAAAACCGATATCATTGCTGGTTATAGATATAGACTTCTTTAAACTATACAACGATACCTACGGACACAGTATGGGCGATAAGTGTATTTTAGAAGTTGCAAACATTCTTCAAAAGAATATCCGCTCAGATATAGATATGGCTTCAAGGTACGGTGGAGAAGAGTTTGTAGTCATACTACACAATACAGATGAGTTAAAAGCCTTAAATATAGCACAAAGGATACTCCTAGACGTACTCTCAAAACAGATACCGCATTCAAGTTCTGGGATATCTGAGTATCTAACGGTAAGTATAGGTTTAGGAAGCATGATTCCAAGTATGCCTAACAGCCAAATAAAACTTTTTGATTTAGCCGATACAAGACTCTACAAAGCTAAGCAAAACGGACGAAACCAAATAATGTATAACTGA
- a CDS encoding ABC transporter ATP-binding protein, which translates to MIKLKNVEKYFYKGEEREVHALKNINLEIQKGEFSVLTGSSGCGKTTLLNAIGLLDNISEGEIYLNDKEIAHLSDAQKTQIRLNEMGFVFQAYNLIPVLSVKENIAFIMRLQGFSNLDIDNRVNELAEMLEIKNKLDTLPSLLSGGQQQRVAVARAVATKPKIILADEPTANLDHKNSESLMNMMRQLNEKEGVTILFASHDDYVVELAKRVIHLKDGKIL; encoded by the coding sequence ATGATAAAATTAAAAAATGTAGAAAAATACTTTTACAAGGGTGAAGAACGCGAGGTTCATGCCCTGAAAAATATAAACTTAGAGATTCAAAAAGGAGAATTTTCGGTTCTTACCGGTTCAAGCGGATGTGGCAAGACCACCCTTTTAAATGCCATAGGACTGCTTGATAATATAAGCGAAGGGGAGATTTATCTAAATGATAAAGAGATAGCCCACCTCTCAGATGCACAAAAAACACAGATACGTCTAAACGAGATGGGATTTGTATTTCAGGCATACAACCTTATTCCCGTACTCAGCGTAAAAGAAAACATAGCTTTTATAATGCGCCTTCAAGGTTTTTCTAATTTAGATATCGATAACAGAGTTAATGAATTAGCAGAGATGCTAGAGATAAAAAACAAACTAGACACCCTTCCCTCTCTTCTTAGCGGTGGTCAGCAACAACGTGTAGCGGTAGCACGTGCAGTAGCTACAAAACCTAAAATTATCTTGGCAGATGAGCCCACGGCAAACCTTGATCATAAAAACTCAGAATCACTTATGAATATGATGCGTCAGTTAAACGAAAAAGAGGGAGTGACGATTTTATTTGCATCACATGATGATTATGTAGTAGAATTAGCAAAAAGAGTTATCCATTTAAAAGACGGGAAGATATTATAA
- the ybaK gene encoding Cys-tRNA(Pro) deacylase: MTPSIKLLKKTKTNYKIHQFEHDSSYNSYGVEASQKLGVDEQRVFKTLVVQSDKGEFIVGIIPVSSKLSMKSLAKAAGMKKVAMADTKDVEKITGYIIGGVSPLGQKKRLKTFIDKSAQIFETIFVSAGKRGLEVELDAKDLQALLNAKFENIIS, encoded by the coding sequence GTGACGCCATCTATCAAACTACTTAAAAAAACTAAAACAAACTACAAAATTCATCAATTTGAACATGATAGTTCATATAATTCATACGGAGTTGAAGCATCCCAAAAACTAGGTGTTGATGAGCAAAGAGTATTTAAAACACTTGTTGTTCAAAGTGATAAAGGGGAATTTATAGTCGGCATCATTCCCGTGTCTTCAAAACTCAGTATGAAATCCCTTGCTAAAGCCGCAGGTATGAAAAAAGTTGCCATGGCTGATACTAAGGACGTAGAAAAAATAACAGGCTATATCATAGGAGGGGTAAGCCCTCTTGGGCAAAAGAAAAGGTTAAAGACTTTTATAGATAAAAGTGCTCAAATATTTGAGACAATCTTTGTAAGTGCAGGAAAAAGAGGTCTTGAAGTTGAACTGGATGCGAAAGATTTACAAGCTCTGTTAAATGCTAAGTTTGAAAATATTATATCATAA
- a CDS encoding outer membrane lipoprotein-sorting protein encodes MRYLILISLFISSIFANEADEIIKKLDNNFRGESIYMQISMNIKSLRHERTIKMQTWAKGKDKSFVKIIYPPRDKGITFLSLDNEMWNYIPKIERTIKIPPSMMLQNWMGSDISNDDMVKQSSIIDDYNAKIIKKQGDIVTIELKAKENAPVVWGKIISKVDTRYYVSTEDTFYDEYGEKIRVFSYEDVKQYGKYYLPTIWKIKPVNKKDNLTTMIIEEVKYDSKISDMYFRKSALKRFSR; translated from the coding sequence ATGCGTTACCTGATTCTAATTAGTTTGTTTATCAGCTCTATTTTTGCAAACGAAGCAGATGAGATAATAAAAAAACTAGACAATAACTTCCGTGGAGAGAGCATCTATATGCAAATCTCTATGAATATAAAATCTCTAAGACATGAACGCACTATAAAGATGCAAACTTGGGCAAAAGGCAAAGACAAAAGTTTCGTAAAAATCATATATCCTCCGCGTGATAAAGGGATTACCTTTTTAAGTTTGGATAATGAGATGTGGAACTATATCCCTAAAATCGAGCGTACTATAAAAATTCCTCCAAGCATGATGCTACAAAACTGGATGGGAAGCGATATAAGTAACGATGATATGGTAAAACAAAGTTCCATTATAGACGACTATAATGCAAAAATCATAAAAAAACAAGGCGATATAGTTACAATAGAACTAAAAGCAAAAGAAAACGCACCTGTTGTATGGGGTAAGATAATCTCTAAAGTAGATACAAGATACTACGTAAGCACAGAAGATACTTTTTATGATGAGTACGGTGAAAAAATCAGGGTTTTTTCTTATGAGGATGTGAAACAGTACGGAAAATATTATCTGCCTACTATATGGAAGATAAAACCCGTTAATAAAAAAGACAATCTTACGACGATGATAATTGAAGAGGTAAAATATGATAGTAAAATCTCAGATATGTATTTTAGAAAAAGTGCTCTAAAACGCTTTAGCAGATAA
- a CDS encoding sensor domain-containing diguanylate cyclase: protein MDYDFRGLFQEDETLFDQFIEKYTSYILSNITEEKEPMQMDCYKQIINIIQKDFNQKDMIELFEKLTRYQIHQEVPYIIIINEINSLQSLLIKHINESVLSSKIIDFFNLFNTIDDKVATIYLNEYVHKLKSVNNIRIASLSDLMDRNMLNHYESHLLWLSSLADSIYKEDEDNFPEVDPKKCDFGKWLQNDAKAIIQNNSKQTVIHNLHDNLHLFAKKIKNNIPLNEHHSIITYLEKCEMLSLSIGTELALIDNILMNHKVLKDHLTGALNRQSLKNIFKNQYELAVATSNPFVIAMCDLDHFKKLNDNHGHLCGDKILTHFVNVVNKKTRNSDIIIRFGGEEFVMILPAVDKNIANKVFKDICEEYYKTPFEYEGKKVQNSVSIGFVEITPRIHYKPSFLDDYLAMADQQLYRAKDNGRNRVCYLE, encoded by the coding sequence ATGGATTATGATTTTAGAGGTCTTTTTCAAGAAGATGAAACCCTATTTGACCAGTTTATTGAAAAATATACATCATATATATTGTCAAATATTACTGAAGAAAAAGAACCTATGCAAATGGATTGCTATAAACAGATCATAAATATTATCCAAAAAGATTTTAATCAAAAAGATATGATTGAACTTTTTGAAAAACTTACAAGGTATCAAATTCATCAAGAAGTACCGTACATTATCATTATTAATGAAATTAATTCTTTACAGTCTTTACTTATTAAACATATTAATGAATCAGTTCTAAGTAGTAAAATTATTGATTTTTTTAACCTTTTTAACACTATAGATGATAAAGTAGCAACAATATATTTGAATGAATATGTTCATAAATTAAAATCTGTTAACAATATACGTATTGCTTCTTTGTCTGACCTGATGGATAGAAACATGCTTAACCACTATGAATCCCACTTATTGTGGTTGTCATCATTAGCAGATTCTATTTACAAAGAAGATGAAGATAACTTTCCTGAAGTAGATCCCAAAAAGTGCGATTTTGGAAAATGGCTTCAAAATGATGCAAAAGCTATAATTCAAAACAATTCTAAACAAACTGTAATTCATAATTTACATGATAATTTACATCTCTTTGCAAAAAAAATTAAAAATAATATTCCCTTGAATGAGCACCATAGTATTATTACCTATCTTGAAAAGTGTGAAATGCTTTCTCTTAGTATTGGGACTGAACTTGCACTTATAGATAACATATTAATGAACCATAAAGTTTTGAAAGACCACCTAACAGGTGCACTTAACCGTCAAAGTCTTAAAAATATTTTTAAAAACCAATATGAACTTGCAGTTGCTACAAGTAATCCTTTTGTTATAGCTATGTGTGATTTAGACCACTTCAAAAAACTTAACGATAATCATGGACATTTATGTGGAGACAAAATTCTTACACACTTTGTAAATGTAGTAAATAAAAAGACTCGTAATTCAGATATTATTATACGATTTGGAGGAGAAGAATTTGTAATGATTCTTCCTGCAGTAGATAAAAATATAGCCAACAAAGTATTTAAAGATATTTGCGAAGAGTATTACAAAACTCCTTTTGAGTATGAGGGTAAAAAAGTACAAAATAGTGTAAGTATAGGGTTTGTGGAAATAACTCCTCGAATACACTATAAACCAAGCTTTTTAGACGACTATCTGGCTATGGCAGATCAACAACTATACAGAGCCAAAGACAACGGAAGAAATAGAGTTTGTTATCTTGAATAA
- a CDS encoding ABC transporter permease yields MYKIVFLLALKNAFLRKIRATLLIIMIAFSMSVMLSIEGLYDGMTSSMIDKSLRSDSGEVTIFAKNYRLKQDIKYSIKNATSIKQDIEKIQGVKNVAIRLKVSGLAGSAKASYPSDLIAVDFDEEERFGEFGKFIKEGDLKLGKNGCVIGKELAKNLKLRLNSKVVFTSRDSKNNIVSKLFRIKAIIQTTNINIDNKAILAPFSSVYNHIGVDKSSATQIAIRSDNTELVNILNKRYPDLDVLSFWQYNPLLKQMQDSMLIFNSITFGIVMGVVFIGILGVMYVSILDRIREFGIMLAVGYGYKYIRNQVILEALVLGLIGFIFGTILSIVFLSYLGTYGLDMSEFSDGFASFGMSSILYAEIKFSYFSSTFIAIVVASVLSVFLPLRKIKNLTPTDVIRNSL; encoded by the coding sequence ATGTATAAAATTGTATTTTTATTGGCACTGAAAAATGCTTTTTTAAGAAAAATACGTGCAACTCTTTTAATAATAATGATAGCTTTTAGCATGAGTGTGATGCTTAGCATCGAAGGCTTGTATGACGGAATGACTTCGAGTATGATAGACAAGTCTCTAAGAAGCGACAGCGGTGAGGTCACAATATTTGCCAAAAATTACAGACTCAAACAAGATATAAAATACTCAATCAAAAATGCGACAAGTATAAAACAAGATATAGAAAAGATTCAAGGTGTAAAAAATGTAGCCATAAGACTAAAGGTAAGCGGTCTTGCAGGCAGTGCAAAAGCTTCGTATCCGTCTGATTTGATAGCTGTAGATTTTGATGAAGAAGAGAGGTTTGGCGAGTTTGGCAAGTTTATTAAAGAGGGAGACTTAAAGCTTGGCAAAAACGGTTGTGTTATAGGAAAAGAGCTGGCAAAGAACCTAAAACTACGTCTAAATTCAAAAGTTGTTTTTACCTCCAGAGATTCAAAAAACAACATAGTCTCAAAACTCTTTCGCATAAAAGCGATAATTCAAACTACAAATATAAATATAGACAACAAAGCTATTTTAGCACCATTTTCTTCTGTATATAATCATATAGGCGTAGATAAATCTAGTGCTACGCAGATTGCAATCAGAAGCGATAATACCGAGCTTGTAAATATATTAAACAAAAGGTATCCGGATTTGGACGTGCTTAGTTTTTGGCAGTACAATCCGCTTTTAAAACAGATGCAAGATAGTATGTTAATATTTAACTCTATCACTTTCGGGATTGTAATGGGTGTTGTTTTTATAGGTATTTTGGGAGTTATGTATGTATCTATATTGGACAGAATCAGAGAGTTTGGGATAATGCTCGCCGTTGGATACGGTTACAAATATATAAGAAACCAAGTTATCCTTGAAGCATTGGTGCTTGGACTAATCGGCTTTATATTCGGAACTATCTTAAGCATTGTTTTTCTATCCTATTTAGGTACATATGGGCTTGATATGAGTGAGTTCTCAGACGGTTTTGCATCGTTTGGAATGAGCAGTATATTGTATGCAGAGATAAAATTTTCCTACTTTAGTTCAACATTTATTGCAATCGTAGTAGCCTCTGTTTTAAGTGTATTTTTACCGCTGAGAAAAATAAAAAATCTAACTCCTACGGATGTTATAAGGAATAGTCTATGA
- a CDS encoding ABC transporter permease has product MFFLAVKNILFYKGRSITTFILTYFSATLFIVYVAFMDGSHISMLHNSLKVYTGSIQIYQKDYRDEGGYDYLIYDNKKIFDILDKIDDIKHYSSRIETFGIASSKNDSSAMMLTGVDFKKESVISELKNALKSGVYDSKVNCLYMGSDLAKRLEVNVGDDVSFVGSAIDYSFAADIFRVCGTFKTGMYEFDSSSAFLNREYFDSVFFSENTSSYIVMNVKNLQNNDEIAQKIRPHLDANYKVYTWQELMKAMVEAMKVDSIFGYISMGLFFLVIFFVILIYGFINASSRIKEFGVLKSIGLKNSDIDKLLLYEMLILSISALVVATLSGGYLAYYFEINPIIIEGMSELYKDYGIISDEIPTNFSIFTITWNVLLILFLNILSVIYPIYYIRGFNPIEAMRHV; this is encoded by the coding sequence ATGTTTTTTTTAGCTGTAAAAAATATACTTTTTTATAAAGGTCGCTCGATTACCACTTTTATACTTACATATTTTTCAGCTACGCTTTTTATAGTATATGTGGCATTTATGGACGGCTCACATATCTCGATGCTACATAACTCACTTAAAGTATATACGGGCTCAATCCAAATCTATCAAAAAGATTACCGTGACGAGGGCGGATATGATTATTTAATATACGATAATAAAAAGATATTTGACATACTTGACAAAATAGATGATATAAAACACTATAGTTCAAGAATAGAGACCTTTGGGATAGCATCCAGCAAAAACGATTCATCTGCCATGATGTTAACGGGGGTTGATTTTAAAAAAGAGAGTGTTATAAGCGAGCTTAAAAATGCACTTAAAAGCGGTGTTTATGATTCAAAAGTAAACTGTCTTTATATGGGTAGCGATTTGGCTAAACGCTTAGAGGTAAATGTAGGTGATGATGTAAGCTTTGTAGGAAGTGCAATAGACTACTCATTTGCGGCAGATATTTTTAGAGTATGCGGTACTTTTAAAACCGGTATGTATGAGTTTGACAGTTCATCAGCCTTTTTAAACAGGGAGTATTTTGACTCTGTATTTTTTTCTGAAAATACCTCATCATATATAGTTATGAATGTAAAAAACTTACAAAATAACGATGAGATAGCACAAAAGATAAGACCACATTTAGATGCAAATTACAAAGTATATACTTGGCAGGAACTAATGAAGGCTATGGTTGAAGCGATGAAGGTTGATAGCATCTTCGGTTATATATCGATGGGGCTTTTCTTTTTGGTCATATTTTTCGTGATTTTGATATACGGATTTATAAATGCAAGTTCACGCATCAAAGAGTTCGGCGTATTAAAAAGTATAGGTTTAAAAAACTCGGACATTGACAAGCTTTTACTCTATGAGATGCTTATTCTTAGCATCTCTGCTTTAGTAGTTGCCACGTTAAGCGGCGGATATTTGGCTTATTATTTTGAGATAAATCCGATAATAATAGAAGGAATGAGTGAATTATATAAAGATTACGGGATAATCTCTGATGAAATTCCTACAAATTTTAGTATATTTACAATTACATGGAATGTTTTGCTTATACTTTTTTTGAATATACTAAGCGTGATATACCCGATATATTATATAAGGGGTTTTAACCCTATAGAGGCTATGCGTCATGTATAA